A portion of the Choristoneura fumiferana chromosome 6, NRCan_CFum_1, whole genome shotgun sequence genome contains these proteins:
- the LOC141429272 gene encoding pyridoxal-dependent decarboxylase domain-containing protein 1 has translation MGDAPATDTESNKPSPGDEAPSETDRRPFGGLQFQVSEVVGRLEAGVNAQDSGDEEKRRETRKFSASFFEPPESSMDEILVVLEDLVLKTDPSCESLEPPLLPTDNVTRAAILSHSIAALFGRLERSHASRLGAHIASETSRWMAHMFRLADYNAYYHQEQLEGLVRVMRMLLHWRFPRYLEDGALAFSTRLPCIYSCVASPLGVVQHLCRQLGLPLACVRPVPVHSDGRGMDIEALDRLCEEDLALDRTPLLVLGEAGAPPLGCGTPLVPLAEVCSKRGLHLHLRGHALALPAAMGRDESYSIADSLTLTPGPWLGVPGLPTVTFYKIPETVTANDHSKGVNSAGSREGALVALAGLSGGGARLPALALWAALRAAGARALQARLAAAFRAARAARAVLAAAELRLLSERPGGDEPPNVDIVEAISQASACVTFQFAPAGPEKPPPYYDKLNSWLGQVLQREADMLSIEVCETESHGVVLRYCPLEGSLLPEARVEAFAALVDAQCHVLRATVALREPFHEHVERHPSLRLVHVPGWAGLGGVRYVPPGWEEASVEDLNALNRQLVETLRATDGAFSCGEGIDGHACVRFGMVTADTDIEELLELVVLAGKEVEESSRALTNMTEVLKKGIEAAQADLERENAHRLWQEGLLRRVPVVGRVVDWWSPAAVPPPPGRRLHLAHGTLQPTTDVYRSVQKKEPEPAPAHSPTRQLQAADQ, from the exons ATGGGAGATGCACCGGCAACCGACACGGAATCTAACAAGCCCAGCCCAGGGGACGAAGCGCCGTCTGAGACG GACCGGCGTCCTTTCGGCGGGCTTCAGTTCCAAGTTTCCGAAGTCGTCGGTAGATTGGAAGCTGGCGTGAATGCTCAGGACTCAGGAGATGAGGAGAAGCGTCGGGAAACTCGAAAATTTAGCGCTAGTTTCTTCGAGCCACCAGAATCGTCGATGGATGAGATTTTGGTGGTTTTAGAGGATTTGGTACTCAAGACTGACCCTAGTTGTGAGAGTTTGGAGCCTCCGCTGTTGCCCACGGACAATGTGACGCGGGCGGCTATTCTATCTCACAGTATTGCTGCTTTATTTGGAAGATTAGAAAGAAGTCACGCGTCTCGTCTAGGCGCGCATATAGCGAGTGAAACTTCGCGATGGATGGCACACATGTTCAG ATTGGCGGATTACAACGCTTACTACCACCAGGAGCAGTTGGAGGGTCTGGTGAGGGTCATGAGGATGCTGCTGCATTGGCGGTTCCCTCGGTACTTGGAGGACGGTG CCCTAGCATTCTCGACGCGCCTCCCCTGCATCTACAGCTGCGTGGCGAGTCCTCTAGGGGTGGTGCAGCACCTGTGTCGGCAGCTTGGCTTGCCGCTCGCCTGCGTCCGGCCTGTGCCCGTCCACTCCGACG GTCGTGGCATGGACATAGAGGCCCTTGACCGCTTGTGTGAGGAAGACCTAGCTTTAGACCGGACCCCGTTGCTGGTGCTCGGCGAGGCCGGGGCACCGCCGCTGGGCTGTGGGACTCCACTGGTGCCCCTGGCTGAGGTGTGCAGCAAACGGGGCCTGCATTTGCATTTAAGGGGGCACGCCTTGGCGCTACCAGCTGCTATGGGGAGAGATGAG AGCTACAGTATAGCTGACTCGCTCACACTCACGCCCGGGCCCTGGTTGGGTGTACCGGGACTCCCTACTGTC acattttacaaaattccagAAACTGTAACAGCTAACGATCATTCCAAAGGTGTAAATTCG GCGGGCAGCCGCGAGGGCGCGCTGGTGGCGCTGGCGGGGCtgtcgggcggcggcgcgcggctgcCGGCGCTGGCGCTGTGGGCCGCGCTGCGggcggccggcgcgcgcgcgctgcagGCCCGCCTCGCAGCCGCCTTccgcgccgcacgcgccgcccgcgccgtgcTGGCCGCGGCCGAGCTGCGCCTGCTG agtGAACGACCGGGTGGTGACGAACCGCCGAACGTCGATATAGTT GAAGCGATATCGCAGGCGTCGGCGTGCGTGACGTTCCAGTTCGCGCCGGCGGGGCCTGAGAAACCGCCCCCCTACTACGATAAACTCAACTCCTGGCTCGGACAAGTGCTGCAGAGGGAAGCTGACATG CTGAGCATAGAAGTGTGCGAGACAGAGAGCCACGGCGTGGTCCTCCGTTACTGTCCGCTGGAGGGCTCGCTCCTCCCGGAGGCCAGGGTGGAGGCGTTCGCGGCCCTCGTGGACGCGCAGTGCCACGTGCTGCGCGCCACCGTGGCGCTCCGGGAGCCCTTCCACGAACACGTGGAGCGACACCCGAGCCTGCGGCTGGTCCATGTGCCGGGGTGGGCAG GGCTCGGCGGTGTGCGTTACGTGCCCCCCGGGTGGGAGGAGGCCTCCGTAGAAGACCTGAACGCCCTCAATCGGCAGTTGGTAGAGACTCTTCGGGCTACTGATGGAGCTTTCTCCTGCGGGGAGGGCATCGATGGACACGCATGCGTCAG GTTTGGTATGGTGACGGCAGACACTGATATAGAAGAGTTGTTGGAGCTAGTCGTGCTAGCAGGGAAGGAGGTAGAGGAGAGCTCGAGGGCTCTCACGAATATGACTGAGGTTTTAAAGAAAG GCATAGAAGCCGCGCAAGCCGACCTAGAGCGCGAGAACGCCCACCGGCTGTGGCAGGAAGGGCTACTCCGGCGGGTACCAGTGGTCGGCCGCGTCGTGGACTGGTGGTCGCCGGCCGCCGTGCCGCCGCCGCCCGGCCGTCGGCTGCACCTCGCGCACGGCACGCTGCAACCCACCACCGACGTATACAG ATCTGTCCAAAAGAAAGAACCCGAACCGGCGCCCGCGCACTCGCCCACGAGACAACTGCAAGCGGCCGACCAATAG
- the LOC141429277 gene encoding NADH-ubiquinone oxidoreductase subunit 8-like — translation MSLAKIFSVSTRVRATNVLCRAYSAPAQDKAEKVYPMKDPGYMYVNAEPQDMSFKALSDKAAQTMFWTELARGFAVTFAHIFKEPATINYPFEKGPLSPRFRGEHALRRYPSGEERCIACKLCEAICPAQAITIEAEERADGSRRTTRYDIDMTKCIYCGFCQEACPVDAIVEGPNFEFSTETHEELLYNKEKLLLNGDKWESEIASNIRADHLYR, via the exons ATGTCCTTAGCCAAGATATTTTCAGTGTCCACGCGag TGCGTGCAACCAATGTCCTATGCCGCGCCTACTCCGCCCCAGCCCAAGACAAGGCAGAGAAAGTCTACCCAATGAAGGATCCAGGCTACATGTATGTGAATGCTGAGCCTCAGGACATGTCCTTCAAAGCCTTGTCCGACAAGGCGGCACAAACTATGTTTTGGACCGAGCTTGCTAGAGGATTTGCTGTCACATTTGCCCACATTTTCAAG GAGCCAGCTACTATCAACTACCCGTTCGAGAAGGGGCCCCTGTCCCCCCGCTTCCGCGGGGAGCACGCGCTGCGCCGCTACCCGTCGGGGGAGGAACGGTGCATTGCCTGCAAGCTGTGTGAAGCTATCTGCCCCGCTCAG GCTATTACGATCGAGGCGGAGGAGCGAGCGGACGGGTCGCGCCGGACGACGCGCTACGACATCGATATGACCAAGTGCATCTACTGCGGATTCTGCCAG GAGGCATGTCCAGTCGATGCCATAGTAGAAGGTCCCAACTTCGAATTTTCCACGGAGACCCATGAGGAGCTACTATATAATAAGGAGAAGCTTCTCCTCAACGGAGACAAGTGGGAGAGCGAGATAGCTTCCAACATCAGAGCAGACCACCTGTACCGCTAG
- the LOC141429275 gene encoding deoxynucleoside kinase-like, with product MSNMRTVGTAARLASKRPFRVSIEGNIGSGKSTCIKFFEKFRNVEAHPEPLKEWRNVAGHNLLGLVYSEVNTWTFPFQHYVHLSRLKIQTSPPSHADITVKMFERSVQNSRHCFVENAKKQHYLQDPEYEVLMSWYDYTEKNLDIALDLIVYLRTTPQVVWERVMKRGRAEESEVPLAYLQEVHDSYENWLSAPDVGCEVLTIDADKNLDAVVEDLERYSYKILGGNHTN from the exons ATGTCGAATATGAGAACAGTGGGCACGGCCGCCCGTTTGGCCAGCAAACGGCCTTTCAGGGTGTCCATAGAAGGCAACATCGGGTCGGGGAAGTCTACATGCATAAAATTCTTCGAAAAATTCCGCAATGTTGAAGCACATCCG GAGCCATTGAAAGAATGGCGCAATGTGGCTGGGCACAACCTACTGGGCTTAGTGTACAGCGAGGTGAACACATGGACTTTCCCGTTCCAGCACTATGTGCACTTAAGCCGGCTCAAGATACAGACAAGTCCACCTTCACATGCAGATATTACTGTCAAGATGTTTGAGAG ATCTGTCCAAAACAGCAGGCACTGTTTTGTAGAGAATGCCAAAAAGCAGCACTACCTCCAAGACCCAGAGTATGAAGTGTTGATGTCCTGGTACGACTACACGGAGAAAAATCTGGACATAGCCTTAGATCTTATAG TATATTTAAGGACAACCCCACAAGTTGTGTGGGAGCGAGTAATGAAACGAGGTAGGGCCGAGGAATCCGAGGTGCCTTTAGCATACTTACAAGAG GTCCACGACTCATACGAGAACTGGCTGTCTGCGCCAGACGTTGGCTGCGAAGTGCTGACCATCGACGCTGACAAGAACCTAGACGCCGTAGTGGAAGACTTGGAGAGATACTCTTACAAAATACTCGGTGGAAACCACACCAACTAA